The following proteins are co-located in the Bosea sp. AS-1 genome:
- a CDS encoding serine protease: MLPARGTRLRIKPAGAAALGLMLLAASLSGAGAQAPNPQMVAAQARFEALPEPERKAIQTDLIWTGQFNGAVSGSFGPLTFKAINALKGGRGPADGILAPTDRAALAKAAQAARDAAGFRLIDDDKTGVRIGIPGKLLPKRDVTPSGGSRWQSVDEKVTLDTSASPPGDDLAALFEKATAVNPNSARKITYKLLRPDFFVVTGETPTGRFYRRLSAGPQGLRGFSIGYDKALAPTVDKLVIAIAASFEPFPTGPAPVTGAPVASAAGPASAPPLTQPAARSNERYGVAILLSDKVALSAAAAVDGCRTLRAGNRTARPRAKDASGLILLDLDGAGAAKLPALAGQAPGAGDALVLVAFGDDAGKRAALALPGQLARPASGATVTAPLQPGQAGSPAFDRQGRLVGLVTANPSDKQLVAGIAPQRAYALADVAAIQGVLSQAGLSLPPAAAGAELSTGAVVEKASGAVLPLVCGI; encoded by the coding sequence ATGCTGCCTGCCCGAGGAACCCGACTGCGAATCAAGCCTGCCGGCGCGGCCGCGCTCGGGCTGATGCTGCTGGCGGCTTCGCTTTCGGGAGCGGGGGCGCAGGCGCCGAATCCGCAGATGGTGGCAGCGCAGGCGCGCTTCGAGGCCCTGCCCGAGCCCGAGCGCAAGGCGATACAGACCGATCTGATCTGGACGGGCCAGTTCAACGGCGCGGTCAGCGGCTCGTTCGGCCCGCTGACCTTCAAGGCGATCAATGCGCTGAAGGGCGGGCGCGGGCCGGCCGACGGCATCCTCGCCCCGACCGACCGGGCCGCGCTGGCGAAGGCCGCTCAGGCGGCGCGCGATGCGGCCGGCTTCCGGCTGATCGACGACGACAAGACCGGCGTGCGCATCGGAATTCCCGGCAAGCTCCTGCCGAAGCGCGACGTGACGCCGTCCGGTGGAAGCCGTTGGCAGAGCGTCGACGAGAAGGTGACGCTCGACACCTCCGCCTCGCCGCCAGGCGACGATCTCGCGGCGCTGTTCGAAAAGGCGACCGCCGTCAATCCGAACAGCGCGCGCAAGATCACCTACAAGCTGCTGCGCCCGGATTTCTTCGTCGTCACCGGCGAGACGCCGACCGGACGATTCTATCGCCGGCTTTCGGCTGGGCCGCAGGGCCTGCGCGGCTTCTCGATCGGCTACGACAAGGCATTGGCGCCGACCGTCGACAAGCTCGTCATCGCGATTGCCGCGAGCTTCGAGCCCTTCCCGACGGGGCCGGCTCCGGTGACCGGGGCACCCGTGGCGAGCGCGGCCGGGCCGGCTTCCGCTCCGCCGCTGACGCAGCCCGCGGCGCGCAGCAACGAACGCTACGGTGTCGCGATCCTGCTTTCCGACAAGGTCGCGCTCAGCGCCGCCGCCGCCGTGGATGGTTGCCGTACCCTGCGAGCTGGCAATCGGACAGCCAGGCCGCGGGCCAAGGATGCGAGCGGGCTCATCCTGCTCGACCTCGATGGGGCAGGGGCGGCCAAGCTCCCTGCCCTGGCCGGGCAGGCGCCGGGCGCCGGCGATGCGCTGGTGCTGGTTGCGTTTGGGGACGATGCCGGCAAGCGCGCCGCCCTCGCCTTGCCGGGACAGCTTGCGCGCCCGGCTTCCGGCGCCACGGTCACGGCGCCGCTGCAGCCCGGCCAGGCCGGTAGCCCGGCCTTCGACCGGCAGGGTCGGCTCGTCGGGCTGGTCACCGCCAATCCGTCCGACAAGCAGCTCGTCGCCGGCATTGCGCCGCAGCGTGCCTATGCGCTGGCGGATGTGGCCGCGATCCAGGGCGTGCTGAGCCAGGCTGGGCTGTCGCTGCCGCCTGCTGCGGCCGGGGCCGAACTGAGCACCGGCGCCGTGGTGGAGAAGGCCTCGGGCGCGGTGCTGCCCCTCGTCTGCGGCATCTAA